A DNA window from Vicia villosa cultivar HV-30 ecotype Madison, WI unplaced genomic scaffold, Vvil1.0 ctg.000759F_1_1, whole genome shotgun sequence contains the following coding sequences:
- the LOC131631035 gene encoding uncharacterized protein LOC131631035, protein MPTESRRARGRPSKRVSPAAATPPTPAAPPVMESEEPATEPIIKPDAIRINQETTKNSTDSETLKTEKKGNEEPQKFWVDIISGNRIRQRKGLLRTLPIWIKLPQFPLHLWGATNLNKIGSAIGIPLVTNECITHKLRVSYARILVEVDITQKLLGEITITDNEGRKRKQAIEYEWIPKFYERCQKIGHQRENTVQQKVWQPKKKKDEVAKSEQSRTEIEHPEASGLDAQTEDPKMPVEERTMLAAWNIRGLNKADKLREVSSHILKLQPDIIVLIETRVKENKASAIRNKLRLKGDYIDNYCHHGNGRGRNFGRTWKIFIRTNKGPWCAVGDFNNVASSQDRIRGNLVTETKYEDFQAMMDTTGLGEMDSKGEFFTWTNKQANNPIYSRIDRLLANVEWLHTNSQDVLTILPPHVSDHAVLYLTTPRNNYGRRQFRFNNCWVNVVGYMECVERNLTQPARGTPMQKLWFKLKRLKPDLLKLQKQTNDI, encoded by the exons ATGCCAACAGAGTCTAGGAGAGCTCGGGGACGACCATCAAAACGGGTGTCTCCGGCGGCTGCTACTCCTCCAACACCGGCGGCACCACCGGTGATGGAATCAGAAGAACCTGCAACTGAACCTATAATCAAACCTGATGCGATCAGGATTAACCAAGAGACAACAAAGAATTCAACTGATAGCGAAACCCTAAAAACAGAGAAGAAGGGGAATGAGGAACCTCAGAAGTTTTGGGTGGATATCATTAGTGGGAATCGAATCCGGCAAAGG AAGGGTTTGCTTCGCACTCTACCTATTTGGATCAAACTGCCTCAATTTCCTCTACACCTGTGGGGAGCAACGAATTTGAACAAGATAGGTAGTGCAATTGGTATACCTTTGGTCACTAATGAATGCATCACACATAAATTGAGAGTGTCTTACGCGAGAATTTTGGTGGAAGTTGACATTACTCAGAAACTGCTTGGTGAAATTACCATTACGGATAATGAAGGCAGAAAGAGGAAGCAGGCCATTGAGTATGAATGGATACCTAAATTTTATGAGAGATGCCAGAAGATTGGGCACCAACGTGAGAATACAGTTCAACAGAAGGTATGGCAGCCAAAGAAAAAGAAGGATGAGGTTGCAAAATCAGAGCAAAGTAGGACAGAGATTGAACATCCGGAGGCTAGTGGATTGGATGCTCAGACTGAGGATCCAAAGATGCCAGTGGAAGAG AGGACCATGTTAGCTGCATGGAATATTAGGGGGCTAAACAAAGCTGATAAGCTAAGGGAGGTTAGCTCCCATATCCTTAAGCTTCAACCTGATATTATAGTTTTGATCGAAACCAGGGTCAAGGAAAATAAAGCCTCTGCTATTAGAAATAAGCTTCGCCTAAAAGGAGATTACATAGATAACTATTGCCACCATGGTAATGGGAG AGGAAGAAACTTTGGAAGGACTTGGAAGATATTCATAAGAACCAACAAGGGGCCTTGGTGTGCTGTTGGAGATTTTAACAATGTGGCTTCTAGTCAGGACAGGATTAGAGGGAACCTTGTTACTGAAACAAAATATGAGGATTTCCAAGCTATGATGGACACAACTGGGCTAGGGGAAATGGACAGCAAAGGTGAATTCTTTACCTGGACCAACAAGCAGGCTAATAATCCCATCTACTCTCGTATAGATAGATTATTAGCTAATGTTGAGTGGCTCCATACAAACAGTCAAGATGTTCTCACTATCCTTCCTCCCCATGTTTCTGATCATGCAGTTTTATACCTGACTACTCCAAGAAATAATTATGGCAGGAGGCAGTTTAGATTTAACAATTGTTGGGTTAATGTTGTCGGTTACATGGAATGTGTGGAAAGAAACTTGACTCAACCTGCTAGAGGAACTCCTATGCAGAAACTTTGGTTTAAACTGAAGAGGTTGAAACCTGACTTGTTGAAGTTGCAGAAACAAACTAATGATATCTAG